ATGCCGAAACCGCGGCTGGCGAGAAAGCGCATCTGCCTGGCGCGCTCGGCGGCATCGGCCGGCGGCTGGCCGAATTTCCTGCGCCACAGCGCGCGCGCGGTGGCCAGGTCGTCCTGCTCGGTCAGCGCCTCGCGGATGGTGTCGCGGTCAATGCCGCGCTCGCGCATTTCCATGGCGATGCGGCGGCTGCCGTACTTGCTGGCGCGGCTGGCTGCAAACTGCTCGGCAAAGCGGCTGTCCGACTGCCAGTGGCGTGCGGCCAACTCGTCGAGCAGGGCGTCCAGCTCTTCTGCCGATTCGGCAAAAGGCGCGAGCCGCCGCTTCAGCTCCAGCCGCGAATACTCGCGGCGGGACAGAAGATCGACGGCTCGCGCCCTGAGGCTTTTACCGCTGCCGGTCATCAGGCGTCGAAGGTGTCGTCAACCAGTTCGTCTTCATCCGGCTGGCCTTCGGTAATCTGCACGTTC
This Vogesella sp. LIG4 DNA region includes the following protein-coding sequences:
- the recX gene encoding recombination regulator RecX, producing the protein MTGSGKSLRARAVDLLSRREYSRLELKRRLAPFAESAEELDALLDELAARHWQSDSRFAEQFAASRASKYGSRRIAMEMRERGIDRDTIREALTEQDDLATARALWRRKFGQPPADAAERARQMRFLASRGFGMDIIRKVIAGCDDFPDSE